Genomic segment of Mycolicibacterium psychrotolerans:
GGAAGTAACGTGAGTCACCATGACCGTCGTCGACGACAACTACACCGGCCACGTCGAGCCGCGCACGGCGGCGCGACGCACACTGCCCGGCGCATCGATCGTCAAGGTGTCGGTGGGCCCCATGGACAACAACGCCTACCTGGTGACCTGTTCCCGCACCGGTGAGACGGTGCTCATCGACGCGGCCAACGACGCGCCGATCCTGCTCGAACTGCTCGACCGGTACGCGCCCACGCTGTCGCTGATCGTGACCAGCCATCAACACCAGGACCACTGGCTGGCGCTCGAGCAGGTGGTCGACGCGACCGGGGCCACCACCGCGGCGCACCGCCTCGATGCCGATCCGCTGCCGGTCAGGCCGGACAGACTGCTCGCCGACGGCGACAGCGTCGACATCGGCGACCTGCACTTCGACGTGATCCATCTGCGCGGGCACACCCCCGGCTCGGTGGCGCTCGCACTCCGCGGCGCGGACAGCGGGGACGACGGGGAGGAGCGCGTGCACCTGTTCACCGGCGACTGCCTGTTCCCCGGCGGCGTCGGTAAGACCTGGAGGGAAGGCGACTTCGAGCAACTGCTGGGCGACGTGTCCAGGCGGGTGTTCGACGCCTTCGCGGATCAGACCGTCGTGTATCCAGGACACGGCGACGACACCACCCTCGGAGCCGAACGTCCACACCTGGACGAGTGGCGTGAGCGCGGTTGGTGAGCGCGCTCTTGCCGGGGATCATCAGGAAGGGAACATGAACACCGATCAATTCGACAAGGTACAACGTGGCACCGGCTTCATCGCCGCGCTCGACCAGAGCGGTGGCAGCACCCCCAAGGCCTTGAAGCTCTACGGCATCGCCGAGGACTCCTACTCCGGCGACGACCAGATGTTCGACCTGGTGCACGAGATGCGGACCCGCATCATCGCGAGCCCGAGTTTCGACGGCGACCGCGTGCTGGGCGCGATCCTGTTCGAGGACACGATGGACCGGGACATCGACGGACGTCCGACCGCTGACTACCTGTGGAACGTCAAGCACGTCGTGCCGTTCCTGAAGGTCGACAAGGGCCTCGCCGACGAGAAGGACGGCGCCCAGGTCATGAAGCCGATTCCCAGCCTCGACGATCTGCTGGCCCGCGCCCGCGACAAGGGTGTCTTCGGCACCAAGATGCGGTCGGTCGTCAAGGCGCCGGGCGCCGGACTGCAGGCCGTGGTCGACCAGCAGTTCGAGATCGGCAGGCAGATCCTGGCCGCCGGTCTGGTGCCGATCATCGAGCCCGAGGTCGACATCCACAGCCCCCAGAAGGCCGAGGCCGAGGACCAGCTCAAAGCGGCGCTGCTGCAGGCTCTGGACCGGCTCGACGACGGTCAGGCCGTGATGCTCAAGCTGACGCTGCCCAGCGTCGACAACCTGTACCGCGACCTCGTCGAGCACCCGAAGGTGCTGCGGGTGGTGGCGTTGTCCGGCGGCTACGACCGCGACGAGGCCTGCGACAAGCTGGCGGCGAACCACGGTGTGATCGCGAGCTTCTCGCGTGCGCTCACCGAGGGTCTGACGGCCCAGCAGAGCGACGCCCAGTTCAACGCGACGCTGGACGCCGCGATCACCGCGATCGCGAAGGCGTCCGCCACCTGACCGCACGCTGACGTGAAAAACCCTGGGTCGGCATGCCGGCCCAGGGTTTCTCCGTTCTGCGGTCTCTCAGGACGTGTGCACGATCAGCACGTCGGACTTCGACCGACGCGCCACGTTCGCGGGAACCGATCCCAACAGACGTCCGGCGATGGTGCTGAGACCGACGTTGCCGACCACCAGCAGATCAGCGCCCAGCTCTTCGACGAGGTCGACGAGCGCGTCGACCGGCGCGCCGACCACGGCCTTCTCCTCGATGTTCTCGGCACCGGCCGCCTTCGCGCGATCGCGGGCCTCCCGCAGGATCGCGTAGATCGGGGCGTTGCCCGACATCTTGTAGCCCTCGTCCTTGAGCACGTCGGCGGCGCGCTGGTCCTCGCTCTGCGGGAAGTAGGCGGTCGCGACGACGAGCTTCGCGCCCGACCCAGCGGCGATCTGACCGGCACGATCCACCGCACGCAACGACGAATCCGAGCCGTCCGTGCCGACCACCACGGTTTGATAGGCGCTCATCCATATCCTCCCAGTGTCAGTTCACTACGCCACCCGAGACAGTAACCCGCTATCCGGCGAGCATGGGGGTGAATCACCACACCGAGGCGCCATTTGCCCAGGATCGGTCACCGCGTGCACCGGCAACGTCACGCTGTCGGTCACGACGTGACGCGGCCGACAACGGCAATCGCGCAGTGCGGCAACGAGACGCCGGTCACCATCGGTCGTCGCGGCGCTCGCCCGTCGCAGCGCCACCGTCCGACGGCCCCCGCCCTGTCTCCGCGGACCACGCCGTGCCTTCGCACACCAGGTCCTCCGGAACCGGCAGGCCCCCGGGCAGCAGCGGCAGGCCGGGCAACCCCTCGGGAAGCGGTACGACGGGGACCGGGACGGCCGGCGCCGCCAAGGGGGCCGGTACCGGCACCACAGGCACCACGGGTCCCGGCAGCGGGGCGGGCACGGACGCGGCGTGCATCAGCGGCGCGGCTTCGACCGCCGGGACAGCGACGTCGGCCGGAACCTCCGCGACAACCGGGCCAGGAACATCGGGGAAGGGTGGCCCCACGGGCGCTGAAAATGCCTCGGATGCAATGACATCGGGAACGGGGGCGGCTGGCTCCGGCGGGGCGGGCGGGGCGGCGGGCGCGGGCGGGGCGGCAGGTGCGGCGGCAGCCACCGGCACCTCCGGCACCGCTGCCGCGGCCTGCGCCAGCGGCGCGGCAGGCGGCGCCTGCGCGACGACGACGGGAGCAGGCGGTAAGACTGCCGGAACCGCCAGCGGCACAACGGGAGCGGCAGCCGGAGCAGGCTCTGGAATCGCGGCCGCATGCTCGATGGACGCTGCCGCGATCGGTGCCGCCTCGACCGGGGCGGGCACCGGACCGGGTGCCGTCAGTGCCGTCAGACCGTGCACCACCTCACCTGCCGGCACCGTGGATGCGGCCGGCACCTCGTCGGGCACAATGCCGTTGAGTGCGTTGGCCGCCGTCTCGAGGACCTCGGGAACCGACGGCGGCGATGCGGCCAGCTGCTGCACCATGTCGAGACAGGGCACGCCCGGGCTCGGCTTCGCCGCAGCCGTCACACTCCCGGCG
This window contains:
- a CDS encoding MBL fold metallo-hydrolase, which gives rise to MTVVDDNYTGHVEPRTAARRTLPGASIVKVSVGPMDNNAYLVTCSRTGETVLIDAANDAPILLELLDRYAPTLSLIVTSHQHQDHWLALEQVVDATGATTAAHRLDADPLPVRPDRLLADGDSVDIGDLHFDVIHLRGHTPGSVALALRGADSGDDGEERVHLFTGDCLFPGGVGKTWREGDFEQLLGDVSRRVFDAFADQTVVYPGHGDDTTLGAERPHLDEWRERGW
- a CDS encoding fructose bisphosphate aldolase → MNTDQFDKVQRGTGFIAALDQSGGSTPKALKLYGIAEDSYSGDDQMFDLVHEMRTRIIASPSFDGDRVLGAILFEDTMDRDIDGRPTADYLWNVKHVVPFLKVDKGLADEKDGAQVMKPIPSLDDLLARARDKGVFGTKMRSVVKAPGAGLQAVVDQQFEIGRQILAAGLVPIIEPEVDIHSPQKAEAEDQLKAALLQALDRLDDGQAVMLKLTLPSVDNLYRDLVEHPKVLRVVALSGGYDRDEACDKLAANHGVIASFSRALTEGLTAQQSDAQFNATLDAAITAIAKASAT
- a CDS encoding universal stress protein → MSAYQTVVVGTDGSDSSLRAVDRAGQIAAGSGAKLVVATAYFPQSEDQRAADVLKDEGYKMSGNAPIYAILREARDRAKAAGAENIEEKAVVGAPVDALVDLVEELGADLLVVGNVGLSTIAGRLLGSVPANVARRSKSDVLIVHTS